A part of Bombus huntii isolate Logan2020A chromosome 16, iyBomHunt1.1, whole genome shotgun sequence genomic DNA contains:
- the LOC126874602 gene encoding protein AF-10-like isoform X5, protein MKEMLGGCCVCSDERGWTENPLVYCDGQGCTVAVHQACYGIVTVPTGPWYCRKCESQERSARVRCELCPSRDGALKRTDQAGWAHVVCALYIPEVRFGNVTTMEPIILQLIPSERFSKSCYICEEQGRGSRANVGACMQCNKTGCRQQFHVTCAQALGLLCEEAGNYLDNVKYCGYCQHHYSKLKKGGNVKTIPPYKPIPADNGSSDSSPEKEAETPIKSSSSGKRKSSSSKSATNSKNKSNTSPSLEINGVADDKSSSGRNTPKDNTTNSSKFTTSNFVETIVTQSESVFGHDGTAATTAAVAAATIKSGSNSSSGHKNSGQTKSNSSSSNKTSSHSKKRKTGARTPTVIGNENSNQSVSSEASGSVVVAVSSVVQQAVSSNNVQTTITEATSLSTNTEPEKSKKFFVKLKVESPIQSSSSTPITTEVTTTPVIMAVTQSQSSVVTQSPTTTSNSIVVSVPLTATSLSNTVQSVVTSAPTLYQQLQQSIITTAATTEPRASAMSNSERFMSEEAPVKRSRSQSSDKQEKARKPKRGSSNSQPALPQIQSQTQQQQSQPVSSVVTSVSSSAVVTTSKRGGRSNHQTPPPAATVAPIPSIIQGPTLSGGHFSNIGSGSANNMGPTVKESPPSSPGSESMSSSGPGRKKRKSASAASITPTPSASSTPTLTNPKEEKDIKLFQNGVSAPHMLGNQLNPTSTMAQKMSDTLSQELEAHSIFTEASNPTTNLVGPQLHSRVIASIRSSQTGAQPTSFSSVFNATNNTNTNANTNASTTSTGSLGGGAIPQTLDQLLERQWEQGSQFLMEQAQHFDSEFASLLSCLHQLRAENLRLEEHVNSLLQRRDHLLAVNARLAIPLTSQPSAHPVNNIHPTVNPSHPNVSHPEVPPGAAAPVPRVSRETRVNNTYMPHSSSSNHSTTLENGLPPDPSPPAAASLSQYQHRTSLVAPQPSPTIRHSPAGSAYHQGQPSNIVSPAPASNPGVVRNSSVTPDPLRGVPSHGPPGKPS, encoded by the exons ATGAAGGAGATGCTTGGAGGGTGCTGCGTGTGTTCTGACGAGAGGGGTTGGACTGAAAATCCATTGGTGTATTGTGATGGCCAAGGTTGTACAGTTGCTGTACACCAAG CTTGTTATGGTATCGTTACGGTACCTACGGGACCATGGTACTGCAGGAAGTGTGAGTCGCAGGAACGTAGTGCCCGTGTA CGCTGCGAATTATGTCCGAGCAGAGATGGTGCTCTTAAGAGAACCGATCAGGCTGGATGGGCACATGTGGTTTGTGCACTTTATATACCTGAAGTTAGGTTTGGTAACGTGACAACAATGGAAccaattattttgcaattgATACCATCTGAAAGATTCAGTAAG TCATGTTATATTTGTGAGGAACAAGGAAGGGGTAGTAGAGCAAATGTGGGAGCCTGCATGCAGTGCAACAAGACTGGCTGCAGGCAGCAATTTCATGTTACTTGTGCTCAGGCTCTTGGCTTGCTCTGTGAAGAAGCTGGCAATTATCTAGATAATGTTAAATACTGTGGATATTGTCAGCATCATTACTCAAAATTG AAAAAAGGTGGTAATGTAAAAACAATACCACCTTATAAGCCAATACCCGCTGATAATGGTTCGTCAGACTCATCTCCTGAAAAGGAAGCGGAGACTCCGATAAAATCTTCGTCAAGTGGTAAACGAAAGAGTTCAAGTTCCAAATCAGCTACAAATTCTAAAAACAAATCCAATACTAGTCCAAGTCTAGAAATAAATGGCGTTGCTGACGACAAGAGCAGTAGCGGCCGTAATACACCCAAAGACAACACAACAAATTCCAGTAAATTCACTACTTCCAACTTCGTAGAGACGATCGTCACCCAATCGGAGAGTGTGTTCGGACATGACGGAACCGCGGCCACCACTGCCGCGGTGGCCGCCGCTACCATTAAATCCGGATCGAACTCGAGCTCCGGTCACAAAAATAGTGGACAAACGAAATCGAACTCCTCGTCGTCGAACAAAACTTCGAGCCacagtaaaaaaagaaagacagGGGCGCGAACGCCGACGGTAATAGGGAATGAAAATTCAAATCAATCAGTCAGTTCCGAAGCCAGCGGTTCGGTTGTGGTTGCTGTGAGTTCTGTTGTACAGCAAGCTGTATCAAGCAATAACGTGCAGACAACCATAACGGAAGCGACAAGTTTGAGTACGAACACTGAGCCGGAAAAGTCGAAAAAA TTTTTTGTCAAGTTAAAGGTAGAGAGCCCCATTCAGTCATCATCAAGTACTCCAATCACCACTGAAGTGACCACTACACCTGTGATAATGGCAGTAACGCAATCCCAATCATCGGTTGTTACTCAATCACCAACAACCACATCGAATAGTATAGTCGTATCTGTTCCATTGACTGCGACTTCATTGTCCAATACGGTACAGAGTGTGGTGACAAGTGCTCCAACGTTATACCAACAATTGCAACAGAGTATCATAACTACCGCAGCTACTACGGAACCGAGGGCGAGTGCTATGTCGAATTCTGAAAGATTTATGTCTGAAGAAGCACCTGTTAAGAGATCTCG TTCTCAATCGTCAGATAAGCAAGAAAAGGCTCGAAAACCGAAACGTGGATCATCAAATAGTCAACCAGCACTGCCACAAATACAGTCTCAGACGCAACAACAACAGTCCCAACCAGTTTCTTCCGTGGTGACATCAGTATCTAGCAGTGCAGTGGTAACAACGTCTAAACGAGGGGGAAgaagtaatcatcaaactcCTCCACCTGCTGCAACTGTGGCACCTATACCATCAATTATTCAAGGACCAACATTGAGCGGTGGTCATTTTAGTAATATTGGTTCTGGATCTGCAAACAACATGGGACCTACTGTCAAAGAATCTCCACCCAGCAGTCCTGGTTCTGAGAGTATGAGCAGTAGTGGGCCTGgaagaaagaaacggaaaagCGCCAGCGCTGCTTCTATAACACCAACGCCTTCTGCATCCAGTACTCCTACTCTCACAAACCcaaaagaagagaaggatataaaatt ATTCCAGAATGGAGTTAGTGCACCACATATGCTAGGAAATCAGTTGAACCCAACCTCCACAATGGCACAAAAAATGTCTGATACTCTTTCCCAGGAACTTGAAGCACATTCTATTTTTACAGAAGCTAGTAATCCTACAACGAATTTGGTTGGCCCACAGCTACATAGTCGAGTGATTGCATCT aTACGATCCAGTCAAACAGGTGCACAGCCTACATCATTTTCTTCGGTTTTTAATGCCACTAACAATACCAACACCAACGCCAACACTAACGCTAGTACAACCAGCACCGGTTCTTTGGGCGGTGGAGCAATACCCCAAACGCTTGACCAACTTTTAGAGAGACAATGGGAGCAAGGAAGCCAATTTCTGATGGAGCAAGCCCAACACTTTGACAGTGAGT TCGCTTCATTACTTTCGTGTCTTCACCAATTGAGAGCAGAGAACCTTAGGTTAGAGGAACATGTAAATAGTCTTTTGCAAAGGAGAGATCATTTATTGGCTGTGAACGCTAGACTTGCAATCCCTCTGACATCCCAGCCTAGTGCTCACCCAG TGAATAACATACACCCAACAGTCAACCCATCGCACCCTAATGTTTCACATCCCGAAGTCCCACCAGGTGCTGCGGCTCCTGTTCCGAGGGTGAGCAGGGAAACACGAGTAAATAACACGTACATGCCACACTCGAGCTCCAGTAATCACTCTACGACACTAGAAAATGGCCTGCCTCCGGATCCGTCACCTCCAGCTGCAGCTTCACTTTCACAGTATCAACACAGGACGTCGTTAGTCGCGCCCCAGCCAAGTCCAACGATCAG ACACAGCCCGGCCGGAAGCGCGTACCACCAAGGACAGCCTAGTAATATAGTCTCCCCTGCACCAGCTAGTAATCCTGGTGTGGTCAGGAATTCGTCCGTTACACCAGATCCTCTACGCGGAGTACCAAG CCATGGACCACCTGGAAAACCCAGCTGA
- the LOC126874602 gene encoding protein AF-10-like isoform X1 gives MKEMLGGCCVCSDERGWTENPLVYCDGQGCTVAVHQACYGIVTVPTGPWYCRKCESQERSARVRCELCPSRDGALKRTDQAGWAHVVCALYIPEVRFGNVTTMEPIILQLIPSERFSKSCYICEEQGRGSRANVGACMQCNKTGCRQQFHVTCAQALGLLCEEAGNYLDNVKYCGYCQHHYSKLKKGGNVKTIPPYKPIPADNGSSDSSPEKEAETPIKSSSSGKRKSSSSKSATNSKNKSNTSPSLEINGVADDKSSSGRNTPKDNTTNSSKFTTSNFVETIVTQSESVFGHDGTAATTAAVAAATIKSGSNSSSGHKNSGQTKSNSSSSNKTSSHSKKRKTGARTPTVIGNENSNQSVSSEASGSVVVAVSSVVQQAVSSNNVQTTITEATSLSTNTEPEKSKKFFVKLKVESPIQSSSSTPITTEVTTTPVIMAVTQSQSSVVTQSPTTTSNSIVVSVPLTATSLSNTVQSVVTSAPTLYQQLQQSIITTAATTEPRASAMSNSERFMSEEAPVKRSRSQSSDKQEKARKPKRGSSNSQPALPQIQSQTQQQQSQPVSSVVTSVSSSAVVTTSKRGGRSNHQTPPPAATVAPIPSIIQGPTLSGGHFSNIGSGSANNMGPTVKESPPSSPGSESMSSSGPGRKKRKSASAASITPTPSASSTPTLTNPKEEKDIKLFQNGVSAPHMLGNQLNPTSTMAQKMSDTLSQELEAHSIFTEASNPTTNLVGPQLHSRVIASIRSSQTGAQPTSFSSVFNATNNTNTNANTNASTTSTGSLGGGAIPQTLDQLLERQWEQGSQFLMEQAQHFDSEFASLLSCLHQLRAENLRLEEHVNSLLQRRDHLLAVNARLAIPLTSQPSAHPVNNIHPTVNPSHPNVSHPEVPPGAAAPVPRVSRETRVNNTYMPHSSSSNHSTTLENGLPPDPSPPAAASLSQYQHRTSLVAPQPSPTIRHSPAGSAYHQGQPSNIVSPAPASNPGVVRNSSVTPDPLRGVPRSVPQSSSNYIPSMYQPTMSSLASNQVGNVHNLHSHGPSPPSHGPPGKPS, from the exons ATGAAGGAGATGCTTGGAGGGTGCTGCGTGTGTTCTGACGAGAGGGGTTGGACTGAAAATCCATTGGTGTATTGTGATGGCCAAGGTTGTACAGTTGCTGTACACCAAG CTTGTTATGGTATCGTTACGGTACCTACGGGACCATGGTACTGCAGGAAGTGTGAGTCGCAGGAACGTAGTGCCCGTGTA CGCTGCGAATTATGTCCGAGCAGAGATGGTGCTCTTAAGAGAACCGATCAGGCTGGATGGGCACATGTGGTTTGTGCACTTTATATACCTGAAGTTAGGTTTGGTAACGTGACAACAATGGAAccaattattttgcaattgATACCATCTGAAAGATTCAGTAAG TCATGTTATATTTGTGAGGAACAAGGAAGGGGTAGTAGAGCAAATGTGGGAGCCTGCATGCAGTGCAACAAGACTGGCTGCAGGCAGCAATTTCATGTTACTTGTGCTCAGGCTCTTGGCTTGCTCTGTGAAGAAGCTGGCAATTATCTAGATAATGTTAAATACTGTGGATATTGTCAGCATCATTACTCAAAATTG AAAAAAGGTGGTAATGTAAAAACAATACCACCTTATAAGCCAATACCCGCTGATAATGGTTCGTCAGACTCATCTCCTGAAAAGGAAGCGGAGACTCCGATAAAATCTTCGTCAAGTGGTAAACGAAAGAGTTCAAGTTCCAAATCAGCTACAAATTCTAAAAACAAATCCAATACTAGTCCAAGTCTAGAAATAAATGGCGTTGCTGACGACAAGAGCAGTAGCGGCCGTAATACACCCAAAGACAACACAACAAATTCCAGTAAATTCACTACTTCCAACTTCGTAGAGACGATCGTCACCCAATCGGAGAGTGTGTTCGGACATGACGGAACCGCGGCCACCACTGCCGCGGTGGCCGCCGCTACCATTAAATCCGGATCGAACTCGAGCTCCGGTCACAAAAATAGTGGACAAACGAAATCGAACTCCTCGTCGTCGAACAAAACTTCGAGCCacagtaaaaaaagaaagacagGGGCGCGAACGCCGACGGTAATAGGGAATGAAAATTCAAATCAATCAGTCAGTTCCGAAGCCAGCGGTTCGGTTGTGGTTGCTGTGAGTTCTGTTGTACAGCAAGCTGTATCAAGCAATAACGTGCAGACAACCATAACGGAAGCGACAAGTTTGAGTACGAACACTGAGCCGGAAAAGTCGAAAAAA TTTTTTGTCAAGTTAAAGGTAGAGAGCCCCATTCAGTCATCATCAAGTACTCCAATCACCACTGAAGTGACCACTACACCTGTGATAATGGCAGTAACGCAATCCCAATCATCGGTTGTTACTCAATCACCAACAACCACATCGAATAGTATAGTCGTATCTGTTCCATTGACTGCGACTTCATTGTCCAATACGGTACAGAGTGTGGTGACAAGTGCTCCAACGTTATACCAACAATTGCAACAGAGTATCATAACTACCGCAGCTACTACGGAACCGAGGGCGAGTGCTATGTCGAATTCTGAAAGATTTATGTCTGAAGAAGCACCTGTTAAGAGATCTCG TTCTCAATCGTCAGATAAGCAAGAAAAGGCTCGAAAACCGAAACGTGGATCATCAAATAGTCAACCAGCACTGCCACAAATACAGTCTCAGACGCAACAACAACAGTCCCAACCAGTTTCTTCCGTGGTGACATCAGTATCTAGCAGTGCAGTGGTAACAACGTCTAAACGAGGGGGAAgaagtaatcatcaaactcCTCCACCTGCTGCAACTGTGGCACCTATACCATCAATTATTCAAGGACCAACATTGAGCGGTGGTCATTTTAGTAATATTGGTTCTGGATCTGCAAACAACATGGGACCTACTGTCAAAGAATCTCCACCCAGCAGTCCTGGTTCTGAGAGTATGAGCAGTAGTGGGCCTGgaagaaagaaacggaaaagCGCCAGCGCTGCTTCTATAACACCAACGCCTTCTGCATCCAGTACTCCTACTCTCACAAACCcaaaagaagagaaggatataaaatt ATTCCAGAATGGAGTTAGTGCACCACATATGCTAGGAAATCAGTTGAACCCAACCTCCACAATGGCACAAAAAATGTCTGATACTCTTTCCCAGGAACTTGAAGCACATTCTATTTTTACAGAAGCTAGTAATCCTACAACGAATTTGGTTGGCCCACAGCTACATAGTCGAGTGATTGCATCT aTACGATCCAGTCAAACAGGTGCACAGCCTACATCATTTTCTTCGGTTTTTAATGCCACTAACAATACCAACACCAACGCCAACACTAACGCTAGTACAACCAGCACCGGTTCTTTGGGCGGTGGAGCAATACCCCAAACGCTTGACCAACTTTTAGAGAGACAATGGGAGCAAGGAAGCCAATTTCTGATGGAGCAAGCCCAACACTTTGACAGTGAGT TCGCTTCATTACTTTCGTGTCTTCACCAATTGAGAGCAGAGAACCTTAGGTTAGAGGAACATGTAAATAGTCTTTTGCAAAGGAGAGATCATTTATTGGCTGTGAACGCTAGACTTGCAATCCCTCTGACATCCCAGCCTAGTGCTCACCCAG TGAATAACATACACCCAACAGTCAACCCATCGCACCCTAATGTTTCACATCCCGAAGTCCCACCAGGTGCTGCGGCTCCTGTTCCGAGGGTGAGCAGGGAAACACGAGTAAATAACACGTACATGCCACACTCGAGCTCCAGTAATCACTCTACGACACTAGAAAATGGCCTGCCTCCGGATCCGTCACCTCCAGCTGCAGCTTCACTTTCACAGTATCAACACAGGACGTCGTTAGTCGCGCCCCAGCCAAGTCCAACGATCAG ACACAGCCCGGCCGGAAGCGCGTACCACCAAGGACAGCCTAGTAATATAGTCTCCCCTGCACCAGCTAGTAATCCTGGTGTGGTCAGGAATTCGTCCGTTACACCAGATCCTCTACGCGGAGTACCAAG GTCAGTGCCACAGTCGTCGAGCAATTACATACCTTCAATGTACCAACCCACAATGTCCAGTTTGGCAAGTAATCAAGTAGGTAATGTTCATAACCTTCATTCACATGGACCTTCTCCACCCAGCCATGGACCACCTGGAAAACCCAGCTGA
- the LOC126874602 gene encoding zinc finger protein zfp-1-like isoform X3 has product MKEMLGGCCVCSDERGWTENPLVYCDGQGCTVAVHQACYGIVTVPTGPWYCRKCESQERSARVRCELCPSRDGALKRTDQAGWAHVVCALYIPEVRFGNVTTMEPIILQLIPSERFSKSCYICEEQGRGSRANVGACMQCNKTGCRQQFHVTCAQALGLLCEEAGNYLDNVKYCGYCQHHYSKLKKGGNVKTIPPYKPIPADNGSSDSSPEKEAETPIKSSSSGKRKSSSSKSATNSKNKSNTSPSLEINGVADDKSSSGRNTPKDNTTNSSKFTTSNFVETIVTQSESVFGHDGTAATTAAVAAATIKSGSNSSSGHKNSGQTKSNSSSSNKTSSHSKKRKTGARTPTVIGNENSNQSVSSEASGSVVVAVSSVVQQAVSSNNVQTTITEATSLSTNTEPEKSKKLKVESPIQSSSSTPITTEVTTTPVIMAVTQSQSSVVTQSPTTTSNSIVVSVPLTATSLSNTVQSVVTSAPTLYQQLQQSIITTAATTEPRASAMSNSERFMSEEAPVKRSRSQSSDKQEKARKPKRGSSNSQPALPQIQSQTQQQQSQPVSSVVTSVSSSAVVTTSKRGGRSNHQTPPPAATVAPIPSIIQGPTLSGGHFSNIGSGSANNMGPTVKESPPSSPGSESMSSSGPGRKKRKSASAASITPTPSASSTPTLTNPKEEKDIKLFQNGVSAPHMLGNQLNPTSTMAQKMSDTLSQELEAHSIFTEASNPTTNLVGPQLHSRVIASIRSSQTGAQPTSFSSVFNATNNTNTNANTNASTTSTGSLGGGAIPQTLDQLLERQWEQGSQFLMEQAQHFDIASLLSCLHQLRAENLRLEEHVNSLLQRRDHLLAVNARLAIPLTSQPSAHPVNNIHPTVNPSHPNVSHPEVPPGAAAPVPRVSRETRVNNTYMPHSSSSNHSTTLENGLPPDPSPPAAASLSQYQHRTSLVAPQPSPTIRHSPAGSAYHQGQPSNIVSPAPASNPGVVRNSSVTPDPLRGVPRSVPQSSSNYIPSMYQPTMSSLASNQVGNVHNLHSHGPSPPSHGPPGKPS; this is encoded by the exons ATGAAGGAGATGCTTGGAGGGTGCTGCGTGTGTTCTGACGAGAGGGGTTGGACTGAAAATCCATTGGTGTATTGTGATGGCCAAGGTTGTACAGTTGCTGTACACCAAG CTTGTTATGGTATCGTTACGGTACCTACGGGACCATGGTACTGCAGGAAGTGTGAGTCGCAGGAACGTAGTGCCCGTGTA CGCTGCGAATTATGTCCGAGCAGAGATGGTGCTCTTAAGAGAACCGATCAGGCTGGATGGGCACATGTGGTTTGTGCACTTTATATACCTGAAGTTAGGTTTGGTAACGTGACAACAATGGAAccaattattttgcaattgATACCATCTGAAAGATTCAGTAAG TCATGTTATATTTGTGAGGAACAAGGAAGGGGTAGTAGAGCAAATGTGGGAGCCTGCATGCAGTGCAACAAGACTGGCTGCAGGCAGCAATTTCATGTTACTTGTGCTCAGGCTCTTGGCTTGCTCTGTGAAGAAGCTGGCAATTATCTAGATAATGTTAAATACTGTGGATATTGTCAGCATCATTACTCAAAATTG AAAAAAGGTGGTAATGTAAAAACAATACCACCTTATAAGCCAATACCCGCTGATAATGGTTCGTCAGACTCATCTCCTGAAAAGGAAGCGGAGACTCCGATAAAATCTTCGTCAAGTGGTAAACGAAAGAGTTCAAGTTCCAAATCAGCTACAAATTCTAAAAACAAATCCAATACTAGTCCAAGTCTAGAAATAAATGGCGTTGCTGACGACAAGAGCAGTAGCGGCCGTAATACACCCAAAGACAACACAACAAATTCCAGTAAATTCACTACTTCCAACTTCGTAGAGACGATCGTCACCCAATCGGAGAGTGTGTTCGGACATGACGGAACCGCGGCCACCACTGCCGCGGTGGCCGCCGCTACCATTAAATCCGGATCGAACTCGAGCTCCGGTCACAAAAATAGTGGACAAACGAAATCGAACTCCTCGTCGTCGAACAAAACTTCGAGCCacagtaaaaaaagaaagacagGGGCGCGAACGCCGACGGTAATAGGGAATGAAAATTCAAATCAATCAGTCAGTTCCGAAGCCAGCGGTTCGGTTGTGGTTGCTGTGAGTTCTGTTGTACAGCAAGCTGTATCAAGCAATAACGTGCAGACAACCATAACGGAAGCGACAAGTTTGAGTACGAACACTGAGCCGGAAAAGTCGAAAAAA TTAAAGGTAGAGAGCCCCATTCAGTCATCATCAAGTACTCCAATCACCACTGAAGTGACCACTACACCTGTGATAATGGCAGTAACGCAATCCCAATCATCGGTTGTTACTCAATCACCAACAACCACATCGAATAGTATAGTCGTATCTGTTCCATTGACTGCGACTTCATTGTCCAATACGGTACAGAGTGTGGTGACAAGTGCTCCAACGTTATACCAACAATTGCAACAGAGTATCATAACTACCGCAGCTACTACGGAACCGAGGGCGAGTGCTATGTCGAATTCTGAAAGATTTATGTCTGAAGAAGCACCTGTTAAGAGATCTCG TTCTCAATCGTCAGATAAGCAAGAAAAGGCTCGAAAACCGAAACGTGGATCATCAAATAGTCAACCAGCACTGCCACAAATACAGTCTCAGACGCAACAACAACAGTCCCAACCAGTTTCTTCCGTGGTGACATCAGTATCTAGCAGTGCAGTGGTAACAACGTCTAAACGAGGGGGAAgaagtaatcatcaaactcCTCCACCTGCTGCAACTGTGGCACCTATACCATCAATTATTCAAGGACCAACATTGAGCGGTGGTCATTTTAGTAATATTGGTTCTGGATCTGCAAACAACATGGGACCTACTGTCAAAGAATCTCCACCCAGCAGTCCTGGTTCTGAGAGTATGAGCAGTAGTGGGCCTGgaagaaagaaacggaaaagCGCCAGCGCTGCTTCTATAACACCAACGCCTTCTGCATCCAGTACTCCTACTCTCACAAACCcaaaagaagagaaggatataaaatt ATTCCAGAATGGAGTTAGTGCACCACATATGCTAGGAAATCAGTTGAACCCAACCTCCACAATGGCACAAAAAATGTCTGATACTCTTTCCCAGGAACTTGAAGCACATTCTATTTTTACAGAAGCTAGTAATCCTACAACGAATTTGGTTGGCCCACAGCTACATAGTCGAGTGATTGCATCT aTACGATCCAGTCAAACAGGTGCACAGCCTACATCATTTTCTTCGGTTTTTAATGCCACTAACAATACCAACACCAACGCCAACACTAACGCTAGTACAACCAGCACCGGTTCTTTGGGCGGTGGAGCAATACCCCAAACGCTTGACCAACTTTTAGAGAGACAATGGGAGCAAGGAAGCCAATTTCTGATGGAGCAAGCCCAACACTTTGACA TCGCTTCATTACTTTCGTGTCTTCACCAATTGAGAGCAGAGAACCTTAGGTTAGAGGAACATGTAAATAGTCTTTTGCAAAGGAGAGATCATTTATTGGCTGTGAACGCTAGACTTGCAATCCCTCTGACATCCCAGCCTAGTGCTCACCCAG TGAATAACATACACCCAACAGTCAACCCATCGCACCCTAATGTTTCACATCCCGAAGTCCCACCAGGTGCTGCGGCTCCTGTTCCGAGGGTGAGCAGGGAAACACGAGTAAATAACACGTACATGCCACACTCGAGCTCCAGTAATCACTCTACGACACTAGAAAATGGCCTGCCTCCGGATCCGTCACCTCCAGCTGCAGCTTCACTTTCACAGTATCAACACAGGACGTCGTTAGTCGCGCCCCAGCCAAGTCCAACGATCAG ACACAGCCCGGCCGGAAGCGCGTACCACCAAGGACAGCCTAGTAATATAGTCTCCCCTGCACCAGCTAGTAATCCTGGTGTGGTCAGGAATTCGTCCGTTACACCAGATCCTCTACGCGGAGTACCAAG GTCAGTGCCACAGTCGTCGAGCAATTACATACCTTCAATGTACCAACCCACAATGTCCAGTTTGGCAAGTAATCAAGTAGGTAATGTTCATAACCTTCATTCACATGGACCTTCTCCACCCAGCCATGGACCACCTGGAAAACCCAGCTGA